The following are from one region of the bacterium genome:
- a CDS encoding glycosyltransferase yields the protein MKNPLVSVIIPTYNRALTLQATIQSVLRQTYKEFEIIVIDDGSMDDTEQIINNFNDKKIIYIRQDHKGASFARNKGIGNAKGEYIAFLDSDDIWLSTKIEKQLAVFKNSKFNPGVVYCGIGYIDESSEEIREEKLPAYKGNIFLYLLGARRNVVLGAGSTVLVKRECFKECGLLDENLPYRIDLELLIRISRKFTFDYVSQPLAKIRIHNKRMSSNIDSIIKGREILFEKIHNDLKKHRRVLAKYYYQTGVLYLKKGDTNKHREYILKSIRAFPLIRTIRALWR from the coding sequence ATGAAAAACCCTTTAGTCAGCGTAATCATTCCTACCTATAATAGAGCTTTAACTTTACAAGCAACAATCCAGAGCGTTTTACGACAAACATATAAAGAATTCGAAATCATCGTAATAGATGATGGCTCTATGGATGATACAGAACAAATCATAAATAATTTTAACGATAAAAAGATTATTTATATCAGGCAAGACCATAAAGGCGCTTCTTTTGCACGAAATAAAGGAATAGGAAATGCAAAAGGCGAATATATTGCCTTTCTTGATTCTGACGACATATGGCTATCTACAAAGATAGAAAAACAATTAGCTGTTTTTAAAAACAGTAAATTTAATCCCGGAGTTGTTTACTGTGGTATAGGATATATTGATGAAAGCTCAGAAGAAATAAGAGAAGAAAAACTGCCTGCATATAAAGGGAATATTTTTCTATATCTTCTCGGAGCAAGAAGAAATGTAGTTTTGGGCGCCGGTTCTACGGTTTTGGTGAAAAGAGAATGTTTTAAGGAATGCGGGTTATTAGATGAAAATTTACCATACCGAATAGATTTGGAATTGTTAATAAGAATATCGAGAAAATTTACTTTTGATTATGTTTCCCAACCTCTTGCCAAAATACGCATTCACAATAAAAGAATGTCATCTAACATAGACTCTATAATTAAAGGCAGAGAAATACTGTTTGAGAAAATACATAATGACCTTAAAAAGCACAGGAGAGTTTTGGCTAAATACTACTATCAGACAGGTGTTTTATATCTTAAAAAAGGCGATACAAATAAGCATAGAGAATATATTCTGAAATCCATCAGAGCTTTTCCTCTTATTCGTACAATAAGAGCATTGTGGAGGTAA